Proteins encoded within one genomic window of Gallus gallus isolate bGalGal1 chromosome 1, bGalGal1.mat.broiler.GRCg7b, whole genome shotgun sequence:
- the AKAP11 gene encoding A-kinase anchor protein 11 isoform X1 has translation MDVYTRAQSSRMKPRISMKKSFGEGVLHSMKSLLHSRKELCSVSTEECLNQEEQDNFIEITFIGFAEEMGTARLQELSAASVELPDVLKSLQLCKLKENEVIFLKDVKKTLTKPCTMKNQNQLPEVLCVMRLAPSFPKIKVDYVFTLLSKYTMGVRHTVEINSLQKHRTEASRAEDDDTNQSVSSIEDDFVTAFEQLDEDEPSKMQSVGACSSTSRSHRDAASQTIPGQCTEAVDSKIRLGSGCQKSSSARSSALFDVLRLKELSSVKNSVTTSISDPWIQRSFYKPYNPSDQSVNFLCKTLFSSSPAESSESNCSSPSPIIFLDEEGYQKSLKAKLQLPKIPVVKDGIEDSDSEVSEFFDSFDQFDELEQTLEKSVKVIRDPILGNPSQKRRTAHEHLCSANVTMNPQKFKFDRPTLPANVKKPTPRKPESPYSSVFEVPDSPRPVKTSGEENGGLFSPIRSSAFSPLGGCGSSECLCRISLGGDETSQNHHDALYNTYSEYADSVSFEILGSVFQSDSSSELGGNDSKCKRIALKEEKDQAADLRKKTGKEPDKQAKSQHKSSMIRDSIQKFATDLVEKSLGSAFKDLQKGVSSCTNALCHLAARLTSSVFQMAFYEIGRRRAISLKQRAINGLASFLVSEAITGALKELRQVKKQIFTNTVARFAADLAEELVFEGIMEVCQFSYPSTPTAAQLSSFYYEDKVVRSYARDLSESVIQEAFIELSQVDVTFTTQAAISVSMDNVKYVSAESMLESTQTSTVFPNFNDRVGQNPIQDCKKEYTVHQALFCTSGVVSSIPVPLAGRALCQYQASSDACKTKVCAAPNSDDSMKVYKDCSHTFFTSRKGEEEVSSFRNIYLTSDHSQSAENDPSLLHNQNDPKQTINRSGMRSNSELTNGSKNINSFSGTMVDMIVNEAYEAISSSRITKAVEEYTELLTRKVVDRKPYVQYSGEDFPKNVFADHLAKYILKQSVDESKTVLRNTSENLLCNVGSQTHAAISGREQCVIKKQEAEKQSNVSVIVEQQMPLNNPCKLLAPTNSVQCFSESRDCWQEQKGYRFSSKSPPPCSTGTLARRVLENTTDTGSCSMTYLNKPSKKHDSQKASSGPLTYRQADCFLHANSFSSAMSGSEDALQMVDKSSIKDGNNSVTPDTPPPTPLVPCQASSERNLRKLSKKLKGELAKEFAPATPPSTPYNPSVTGSSEIEHDSLDNEEFMLKLMRSLSEEVQSSEDEDHSEMIVEKEEHSEKTVQYADYLSSHIISIATEMAASHLDAKTNEREADRQVWLSTHNQNCGYAASVSTPEETCSSLWNYAGDVAGKVINEAKKMMKSRHCKLLKLKRVNCQVDCLYLRKGDKDHSSKEECGPVQDQCPSERDSSVLSLPQGSGSMGLTSKYPSCESVTDEYADHIIHVLKREGGNAELLMDQYASRLAYRSIKSGLRQAARKTKLRCSRKIFPGQSSPMNGKLELIKTVNKDAVQQVKSSVHHCADQTHERSISTQRTECMELLHFSESLACSITRDVRKKLRLSGACLPKSLTDSCLYKKTEFEEIAGDLIKTRFPRTLLPFSPNHKLYHSTGSLNENGYSESIIQAIEQYARKVADDTLEMGLESAGLQVAENRKNGDRLSYTEKLSPFSGTVCRCCSMKEHQYCTESVSHHLPLQDSSIPVRHFLHSRLDSVCQKPRIFQLDIPKIHVDVEQKTMLSDKVVAAPVEKAEGELSYASVAADSGIGQDGVSFAESLTTEIMTSAMTNISQAVNISTVGREGFHSVESVVSQQMSLSIGDDSTGSWSNLSFEDEHPDESSSFLHLSDSSAVFSSSPGSNGNSSSWSSLGLEGDMYEENLSFPTSDSDGTEDKDEDCKDAVEGLERVKKTLAILNIDLEPNLVDPQLRAALQWLAASETEVSGLYFHDTAAREFVLLSRRLRERDWKVGDLLQAVLKYCEMLEKASDGEQALNKSLVGWLLDDV, from the exons ATTACATTCATAGGTTTTGCTGAAGAGATGGGTACTGCTCGTTTGCAG GAGCTGTCAGCTGCTTCTGTAGAACTTCCAGATGTTCTGAAATCGCTTCAGTTGTgcaaactaaaagaaaatgaggttatttttttaaaagatgtgaAGAAAACCTTGACAAAACCCTGTACCATGAAAAACCAG aaCCAACTTCCTGAAGTGCTTTGTGTGATGCGACTGGCTCCTTCATTCCCAAAGATCAAAGTGGATTATGTATTTACTTTGCTAAGCAAGTATACCATGGGTGTAAGACACACAGTTGAAATAAACTCACTGCAGAAACATCGAACAGAGGCATCCCGGGCAGAAGATGATGACACTAATCAGTCAGTTTCTTCAATTGAAGATGATTTCGTCACTGCTTTTGAGCAGTTAGATGAAGATGAGCCTTCAAAGATGCAAAGTGTTG ggGCTTGCAGCTCTACTTCTCGAAGCCATCGAGATGCTGCTTCACAGACCATCCCCGGTCAATGTACAGAAGCTGTGGACTCGAAGATTCGTTTGGGTTCTGGATGTCAAAAGTCATCATCTGCTAgatcttctgctttgtttgatGTTTTGAGACTTAAGGAACTGTCCTCAGTAAAAAATTCAGTTACAACTTCAATTTCTGATCCTTGGATACAAAGGAGTTTCTATAAGCCATATAACCCTTCTGATCAAAGTGTTAATTTTTTATGTAAAAcgctgttttcctcctctccagctgAATCTTCTGAGTCAAATTGTTCCAGTCCAAGCCCCATTATCTTCTTAGATGAAGAAGGCTATCAGAAAAGCTTGAAGGCAAAGCTCCAGCTGCCAAAAATTCCAGTGGTGAAAGACGGCATTGAGGATTCAGACTCAGAAGTTAGTGAATTTTTTGATAGTTTTGATCAGTTTGATGAACTAGAACAAACCCTAGAAAAATCTGTTAAAGTTATTAGGGATCCCATCTTAGGGAATCCCTCCCAGAAAAGGAGGACTGCCCATGAACATTTGTGTTCTGCAAACGTTACAATGAATCCTCAGAAATTTAAGTTTGATCGTCCTACTCTTCCAGCCAATGTAAAGAAGCCAACTCCTCGTAAACCAGAATCACCATATAGCAGTGTCTTTGAAGTCCCAGATTCCCCTCGCCCAGTTAAAACATCAGGGGAAGAGAATGGAGGCTTATTCAGCCCTATTAGGTCATCGGCATTCAGTCCGCTAGGGGGCTGTGGttcttctgaatgtttatgTCGTATCAGTCTTGGTGGAGATGAGACAAGTCAAAACCACCATGATGCACTTTATAACACTTATTCAGAATATGCTGATAgtgtttcatttgaaatattgGGTTCTGTTTTTCAATCTGACTCTTCATCAGAACTTGGAGGAAATGACTCCAAATGCAAAAGGAttgctttgaaagaagaaaaagatcaagCTGCAgatctcagaaagaaaactggcaAGGAGCCAGATAAACAAGCAAAATCTCAACATAAGTCATCAATGATTAGAGATAGCATTCAAAAATTTGCAACTGACTTGGTTGAAAAAAGTTTGGGCAGTGCTTTTAAGGACCTGCAAAAAGGTGTTTCTTCATGTACCAATGCACTTTGTCATTTGGCTGCTAGGTTGACATCTTCAGTCTTTCAAATGGCTTTCTATGAAATTGGAAGACGTAGAGCAATCTCCCTGAAGCAGCGTGCTATTAATGGGCTAGCAAGCTTTTTGGTGAGTGAAGCTATAACTGGTGCTTTGAAAGAACTGCGACaagtaaagaaacaaatatttaccAATACTGTTGCTAGATTTGCGGCAGACCTTGCTGAAGAACTTGTGTTTGAAGGAATCATGGAAGTATGCCAGTTTTCCTATCCATCGACAcctacagcagcacagctttcttcattttattacGAAGACAAAGTGGTAAGATCCTATGCCAGAGATCTGTCTGAGTCTGTCATTCAAGAGGCTTTTATTGAACTATCTCAGGTTGATGTCACCTTCACAACACAAGCAGCCATTAGTGTTTCTATGGACAATGTTAAATACGTGAGTGCAGAAAGTATGCTAGAATCAACACAGACTTCCACAGTTTTTCCTAATTTTAATGATAGGGTAGGGCAGAATCCAATCCAAGATTGCAAGAAGGAATATACAGTACATCAAGCTCTATTTTGTACCTCTGGTGTTGTAAGTTCAATACCTGTTCCTTTAGCTGGAAGAGCTCTTTGTCAATATCAGGCTTCCTCTGATGCTTGTAAAACAAAAGTATGCGCTGCTCCAAATTCTGATGACAGTATGAAAGTATACAAAGACTGCAGTCATACATTTTTcacaagcagaaaaggagaggaggaagtctcttctttcagaaacatATACCTAACTTCAGATCACAGTCAAAGTGCTGAAAATGATCCATCACTCTTACATAACCAGAATGATCCCAAACAAACAATTAACAGATCTGGAATGAGGAGTAACTCAGAATTAACAAATGGGTCAAAAAACATTAATAGTTTCTCCGGAACTATGGTAGACATGATAGTAAATGAAGCTTATGAAGCCATATCCTCATCTAGAATAACAAAAGCTGTGGAAGAGTATACAGAGCTTTTAACAAGAAAAGTAGTAGATAGGAAACCTTATGTGCAATATAGCGGTGAAGATTTCCCCAAGAATGTGTTTGCGGATCACCTGGCCAAGTATATCCTAAAACAATCTGTGGATGAAAGTAAAACTGTGTTACGCAACACTAGTGAAAATTTATTATGTAATGTAGGCTCACAGACTCATGCAGCTATCAGTGGAAGAGAGCAATGTGTAATAAAGAAGCAAGAGGCTGAGAAGCAAAGTAATGTTTCTGTAATTGTTGAACAACAGATGCCTTTGAATAATCCATGTAAATTGCTTGCTCCAACTAATTCCgttcagtgtttttcagaaTCTAGAGATTGTTGGCAGGAACAAAAAGGATacagattttcttcaaaatcacCACCACCTTGCTCCACTGGGACTTTAGCTAGGCGTGTTTTAGAGAACACGACTGACACAGGAAGCTGCTCAATGACATACTTAAACAAGCCCTCAAAAAAACATGATAGTCAAAAAGCATCATCAGGACCTTTGACTTACAGGCAAGCTGATTGTTTTCTGCACGCAAATAGCTTTTCTTCAGCAATGTCTGGCAGTGAAGATGCTTTGCAGATGGTTGATAAATCAAGTATAAAAGATGGAAATAACAGTGTAACACCTGACACACCCCCACCAACTCCTTTAGTACCCTGTCAAGCTAGTTCTGAAAGAAACCTAAGAAAACTGTCTAAGAAACTCAAGGGAGAATTAGCAAAGGAATTTGCTCCTGCAACACCACCGTCCACACCTTACAATCCATCTGTTACAGGCTCATCTGAAATTGAACATGACTCTTTGGATAATGAGGAATTTATGCTGAAGCTCATGCGATCACTTTCTGAAGAAGTTCAAAGTAGTGAGGATGAAGATCATTCTGAAATGATCGTTGAGAAGGAGGAACATTCAGAAAAAACTGTTCAGTATGCAGATTACTTATCTAGTCATATCATTTCAATAGCAACTGAAATGGCGGCTTCCCATTTAGATGCTAAAACAAACGAAAGAGAAGCTGATAGACAGGTTTGGTTGAGTACACACAACCAAAATTGTGGGTATGCTGCATCTGTAAGTACCCCAGAAGAGACATGCAGTTCTTTATGGAATTATGCAGGTGACGTGGCAGGAAAAGTCATCAATGAAGccaaaaaaatgatgaaatcgAGGCATTGTAAACTGTTGAAGTTGAAACGTGTTAACTGCCAAGTGGATTGCCTTTATCTGAGAAAAGGTGATAAAGATCATAGTTCAAAGGAGGAATGTGGCCCAGTGCAGGACCAGTGTCCTAGTGAGAGAGATTCGTCTGTACTTTCTTTACCACAAGGTTCAGGCTCAATGGGTTTGACTTCCAAGTACCCTAGCTGTGAAAGTGTGACTGATGAATATGCAGATCATATTATTCATGTTTTGAAAAGAGAAGGTGGTAACGCCGAACTGTTAATGGATCAGTATGCCAGCAGGCTTGCTTACAGGTCTATCAAATCAGGCCTACGGCAAGCTGCTAGGAAAACTAAATTGAGATGCAGCAGAAAGATATTTCCTGGGCAAAGCTCACCGATGAATGGTAAACTAGAACTGATAAAAACAGTGAATAAAGATGCAGTACAGCAAGTTAAAAGCAGCGTTCATCACTGTGCAGACCAAACTCATGAAAGAAGTATCAGCACACAGAGAACAGAATGCATGGAATTGTTGCACTTTTCAGAATCCCTTGCTTGCAGCATAACACGTGATGTCAGAAAGAAATTGAGACTATCGGGAGCATGTTTGCCAAAATCTCTGACAGATTCTTGTCTATATAAAAAGACCGAATTTGAGGAAATTGCAGGGGATCTTATTAAAACAAGATTTCCTAGGACACTTCTACCTTTCTCCCCAAATCATAAACTGTATCATAGCACGGGAAGTTTGAATGAAAATGGTTACAGTGAAAGCATAATTCAAGCTATAGAACAGTATGCTAGAAAAGTAGCAGATGATACCCTAGAAATGGGTTTGGAATCTGCTGGTCTCCAGgttgctgaaaacagaaaaaatgggGATAGGCTTTCGTATACTGAGAAACTGTCTCCTTTTTCTGGAACTGTCTGTAGATGCTGCAGTATGAAGGAACATCAGTACTGTACAGAAAGTGTATCTCATCACTTACCTCTGCAAGACTCCTCTATTCCAGTGAGGCATTTTCTTCATTCTAGGTTGGACAGTGTCTGCCAAAAACCAAGAATCTTTCAGCTTGATATTCCTAAAATTCATGTTGATGTAGAGCAGAAGACAATGTTGTCTGACAAAGTGGTTGCTGCGCCTGTCGaaaaagcagagggagagcTGAGTTATGCAAGTGTGGCAGCTGACAGTGGTATTGGACAAGATGGAGTCAGTTTTGCTGAAAGCCTTACTACTGAAATAATGACATCAGCTATGACTAATATCAGTCAGGCAGTTAATATAAg cACTGTTGGAAGAGAAGGATTTCACTCTGTTGAATCTGTTGTTAGCCAGCAGATGAGCCTTAGTATTGGTGATGATAGCACTGGCAGCTGGTCAAATCTAAGTTTTGAAGATGAACATCCTGATGAGAGCAGCAGTTTTCTTCATCTCAGTGACAG TTCAGCTGTGTTCTCTTCTTCTCCTGGCAGTAATGGTAACAGCAGTAGCTGGAGCAGTCTTGGTTTAGAAGGGGATATGTATGAGGAGAATTTATCCTTTCCAACATCAGACAG tgatgGAACAGAAGATAAAGATGAGGACTGCAAAGATGCTGTAGAAG gTTTGGAGCGTGTAAAAAAGACTTTAGCCATATTGAATATTGACCTGGAACCAAATCTAGTGGAcccccagctcagagcagcactccaGTGGCTAGCAGCTTCTGAAACAGAGGTGTCTGGTCTGTACTTCCATGACACTGCTGCAAGGGAATTCGTCTTA CTTTCCAGAAGACTGCGAGAAAGAGATTGGAAAGTGGGAGATCTCTTACAAGCAGTGTTGAAGTACTGTGAAATGCTAGAGAAGGCATCCGATGGAGAACAAGCCCTTAACAAGTCTTTGGTTGGGTGGCTTCTGGATGATGTCTGA